Proteins encoded in a region of the Flavobacteriaceae bacterium HL-DH10 genome:
- a CDS encoding two-component regulator propeller domain-containing protein encodes MRQYSFILIIFLFTCYYSNAQNIKFEHYNDDSGLSHNSVRHIVQDKNGFIWFGTFSGLNRFDGYQFKSYLSSSLGENKIYNDDITALEQDEDSNNLWIGTRKGLTLFKTDTNTFSTFLTEKGNPNSLPDEEIRSVHVDKFKRVWVGTKTKGVYLFYPEENRFEKVSINGFEYVKEIFEDKKGHIWIGSFGTGSVAKITLDKGGAVVKITNYTLSIPNSDEKNPYINFIYEDGKSDMFVGTREGLYKLDKGTNSFINLYIEDAGVRGSLGPYFLSVAQAPDGKYWVGTLGGLLECDQLEDINKGNYKWYYSILSDDTSLVDNLVSALYFDASGVLWIGTEDGLDKYDPYENQFILNKDISRYIGNQAPRIRGFEKTHDDKIIVATRHNGLFISNNESFIPLYNNRKDIASIYSHDGKTFYCGLWNGKILIYNYVTNKSKEINVGFEDVAVFAFAKISDNTIMVGSFGQGAVIININNLQRQDTSSRLLPGYSINSIEKDGADNVWFATQTGILKYNIKSGNIETYNLLTNKENGLVNDEDVSDVMVDKQGKVYASSRTGLSWYDALNNNFKYITEPKELVGKWITDMVTDTNGDLWLNINNNSVARLKSNLNDINVYQVNSGNRLDVFSSSGFYNFDNSYIYLGGKNGVIYFSPQAINENQWTPMPIITEFKIQNKEVRPGMEINGQIPLVQDLNSSKNVELNYKNRNFSLQFSVPSFSDTKLNKFEYMLEGFDKNWISANSNSRTIQYTNLFPNNYVFKLKASNNYGYWSDVASYQIKITPPFWLTPQAFILFAVVCFSIFYFIRREVKNRIKLKQELLTEKVNRERDVKLNNEKLRFFTNISHELRTPLTLILGPAKQLLEEGKEAATDYQKSRYNLIHQNAIRLLTLVNQVLDFRKAQTGELKLKVSKTDIITYSRNIYESFKELAYNKKIQLNFISENDDIVGWIDNDKYDKILYNLLSNALKFTNKYGNVDLFIRLKNGKNGDYLVVEVIDDGIGIPLKSQKKIFTRFYQATNSKENNTGSGIGLSLVKSLVELHKGTIEVESEPNKGSVFTVEIPIDRNFYKSKEVFEYSIKDDRKPTMPIVPAKKIIQSTELKQKILVVEDNDELRKYLVDYLSDYYKVYSAGNGEEGLRVCRQIKPIICVADIMMPVMNGLDFCEELKSDEFISHIPVVLLTALSENEDKVKGYGIGADGYLVKPFDPSLLKTVIENIIKSRLELKTKFSGEVESEIGLLTHSPIDEEFMQKVTTLIDDNLSELDLSTSYLCNELGVSSSKLYRKIKELTDLAPNEFIRTMRLKKSAQLLKTKKYNVSEVTSLVGFNDPLYFSRCFKKQFGFPPSKLIN; translated from the coding sequence ATGAGACAGTATTCATTTATTTTAATCATTTTTTTATTTACTTGTTATTATTCTAATGCGCAGAATATAAAATTTGAGCATTATAATGATGATAGTGGTTTGTCTCATAATTCAGTTAGGCATATTGTTCAAGACAAAAATGGTTTTATATGGTTTGGCACCTTTTCGGGGCTAAATCGTTTTGATGGGTATCAATTTAAAAGTTACTTAAGTTCGTCACTAGGTGAAAATAAAATTTATAATGATGACATAACGGCATTAGAACAAGATGAAGATTCTAATAATTTGTGGATTGGAACACGAAAAGGATTGACACTTTTTAAAACTGATACAAATACTTTTAGTACTTTTTTGACAGAAAAAGGAAATCCAAATAGTTTGCCAGATGAAGAGATTCGATCTGTCCATGTGGATAAATTTAAAAGAGTATGGGTAGGAACCAAAACAAAAGGAGTTTATTTGTTTTATCCAGAAGAGAATAGGTTTGAAAAAGTTTCTATAAATGGTTTTGAATATGTTAAAGAAATTTTTGAAGATAAAAAGGGACATATTTGGATTGGTAGTTTTGGGACTGGGTCCGTCGCAAAAATTACTTTAGATAAAGGAGGAGCAGTTGTTAAAATTACCAACTATACGCTTTCTATTCCGAATTCAGATGAGAAAAATCCATATATTAATTTTATTTACGAAGATGGGAAATCTGATATGTTTGTTGGTACCCGCGAAGGTTTATATAAATTAGATAAAGGGACAAATTCATTTATAAACCTTTATATCGAAGATGCAGGGGTTAGAGGTAGTTTAGGTCCCTATTTTTTGTCCGTTGCTCAAGCACCAGATGGTAAATATTGGGTTGGTACTTTAGGGGGTTTGTTAGAATGTGACCAACTGGAAGATATAAATAAAGGTAATTATAAATGGTATTATTCAATTTTATCAGATGATACATCTTTAGTTGATAATCTGGTTTCGGCACTATATTTTGATGCATCTGGAGTCTTATGGATAGGAACTGAAGATGGATTGGATAAATATGACCCTTATGAAAATCAGTTTATCCTCAATAAAGATATTTCTCGTTACATTGGTAATCAAGCTCCTCGTATTCGTGGTTTTGAAAAAACGCATGATGATAAGATAATTGTGGCAACCAGACATAATGGGCTTTTTATTTCTAATAACGAAAGTTTTATACCTCTTTATAATAATAGAAAAGATATAGCCAGTATTTATTCTCATGATGGAAAGACGTTTTATTGTGGCTTATGGAATGGTAAAATATTAATTTATAATTATGTAACAAATAAATCTAAAGAGATTAATGTTGGTTTTGAAGATGTAGCTGTATTTGCCTTTGCTAAAATATCAGATAATACTATTATGGTTGGTTCTTTTGGTCAAGGAGCCGTTATTATTAACATCAATAATTTACAAAGACAAGATACCTCAAGTAGATTGTTGCCAGGTTATTCTATAAACTCTATAGAAAAAGATGGTGCAGATAATGTTTGGTTCGCAACGCAAACAGGCATATTGAAATACAATATTAAATCAGGTAATATCGAAACATATAATTTATTAACAAACAAAGAAAATGGACTTGTTAATGATGAAGATGTAAGCGATGTTATGGTAGATAAGCAAGGAAAAGTATACGCATCTAGCCGTACTGGGTTGAGCTGGTACGATGCTTTAAATAATAATTTTAAATATATCACAGAGCCAAAGGAACTTGTAGGAAAATGGATTACTGATATGGTAACCGATACTAATGGGGATTTATGGTTAAATATAAATAACAATAGTGTTGCAAGACTTAAAAGTAATTTAAACGATATTAATGTTTATCAGGTAAATAGTGGGAACAGATTAGATGTTTTTAGTTCTAGCGGGTTTTATAATTTTGATAATTCTTATATTTATTTAGGCGGTAAAAATGGCGTTATTTATTTTTCTCCTCAAGCCATTAATGAAAATCAATGGACGCCAATGCCTATTATTACGGAATTTAAGATTCAGAATAAAGAAGTACGTCCGGGAATGGAGATTAATGGGCAAATACCTCTAGTACAGGATTTGAATTCCAGCAAGAATGTAGAACTTAATTATAAAAATCGCAATTTCTCGTTGCAGTTTTCTGTGCCTTCATTTTCTGATACAAAACTTAATAAGTTTGAATACATGTTGGAAGGCTTTGATAAGAATTGGATCTCTGCTAATAGTAATTCAAGAACCATTCAGTATACAAATCTTTTTCCAAATAATTATGTTTTTAAATTAAAGGCTAGCAATAATTATGGGTATTGGAGTGACGTAGCTTCTTATCAAATAAAAATAACACCTCCTTTTTGGTTAACGCCTCAAGCATTTATCTTATTCGCAGTTGTTTGCTTCTCTATTTTCTATTTTATAAGAAGAGAAGTCAAAAACAGAATTAAATTAAAACAAGAATTACTTACAGAGAAAGTAAATAGAGAACGGGATGTTAAATTGAATAATGAAAAACTCCGGTTTTTTACAAATATCTCACATGAATTAAGAACACCTTTAACGCTTATTTTAGGGCCTGCTAAACAATTATTAGAGGAAGGTAAAGAAGCTGCTACCGATTATCAAAAAAGCAGATACAATCTTATTCATCAAAATGCGATTAGGTTATTGACTTTAGTAAATCAAGTGCTAGATTTTAGAAAAGCGCAGACAGGAGAATTAAAACTTAAAGTTTCAAAAACTGATATTATTACTTATTCAAGAAACATTTATGAATCGTTTAAAGAACTGGCTTACAATAAGAAAATTCAATTAAATTTTATTTCAGAAAACGATGATATTGTAGGTTGGATAGATAATGATAAGTATGATAAAATTCTCTACAATCTTTTGTCAAATGCATTAAAATTCACAAATAAATACGGGAATGTAGACTTGTTTATTAGGCTGAAAAATGGAAAAAATGGAGATTATTTAGTTGTTGAAGTCATTGATGATGGAATAGGAATTCCATTAAAGAGTCAAAAAAAGATCTTTACACGATTTTATCAAGCTACAAATAGTAAGGAAAATAATACAGGTTCAGGTATTGGTTTATCATTAGTAAAATCGTTAGTTGAACTCCATAAAGGAACGATAGAAGTAGAGAGCGAACCAAACAAAGGAAGTGTATTTACAGTAGAGATTCCCATAGATCGAAATTTTTATAAAAGCAAAGAAGTTTTTGAATATAGTATAAAAGATGACAGAAAACCAACAATGCCTATTGTACCTGCTAAGAAAATAATTCAGAGTACAGAATTAAAGCAAAAAATATTAGTTGTTGAAGATAATGATGAGCTTAGAAAATATTTGGTAGATTATTTATCTGATTATTACAAGGTTTATAGTGCGGGGAATGGAGAAGAAGGTTTGCGAGTTTGCAGACAAATTAAGCCTATTATTTGTGTCGCCGATATAATGATGCCAGTTATGAACGGACTTGATTTTTGTGAAGAATTAAAAAGTGATGAATTTATTAGTCATATCCCTGTTGTTTTATTAACAGCACTTTCTGAAAATGAAGATAAAGTAAAAGGCTATGGTATAGGGGCAGATGGCTATTTAGTAAAGCCTTTTGATCCTTCATTATTAAAAACGGTTATAGAAAATATTATTAAGTCAAGATTAGAATTAAAAACTAAATTTTCAGGAGAAGTAGAAAGTGAAATAGGGCTGCTTACGCATTCACCAATTGATGAAGAATTTATGCAAAAAGTCACAACTTTAATAGATGATAATTTAAGTGAATTAGACTTATCTACTTCATATTTATGTAATGAATTGGGAGTGAGTTCTTCAAAGCTATATCGAAAAATAAAAGAATTAACCGATTTGGCACCCAATGAGTTTATTAGAACCATGCGTTTAAAAAAATCGGCTCAACTTTTAAAAACAAAAAAATATAATGTTTCAGAAGTTACAAGTTTAGTTGGTTTTAATGATCCCTTATATTTTAGCAGATGTTTTAAAAAACAATTTGGTTTTCCTCCAAGTAAGTTGATTAATTAG
- a CDS encoding glycosyl hydrolase 115 family protein, whose translation MKIFKVFIPLLLFQIAFLNAQNALDFSIVKATESCSIVIDKKDAKVVEIAAKMLASDIKNTTGKTIKVLNELDDNIILAGTIDNNKLIENLIKSNRIDVSIIKNTWERFSIQVVKNPFKGVNQALVIVGSDRRGTAYGILEISRMIGVSPWEWWADVTPEKRDEIILSVENEVSKEPSVKYRGIFLNDEDWGLQRWAALNFEPEIGDIGPKTYSKVFELLLRLRANTIWPAMHRSTKPFYSYPENKQKADDYAIVIGTSHAEPMLSNINTEWNHETMGEYRYDTNSEIIKGLFTKRVKEAAKFENIYTTGMRGEHDSPMIVGEDDTDQQVQLLENIISDQRAILKKETKKRPNTIPQAFVPYKEVLTYYQKGLQLPEDITLVWTDDNYGYMRQFSNTEEQRRSGGAGVYYHTSYWGRPHDYLWLNSTNPVLMWEEMSKAYEFQSRNLWILNCGDIKPHEYNIELFLDMAWNMDAFDKSRSIRTHLKSWSAREFGSENATEITNLMFENNRLAYMRRPEFMAWSQVEPVTKGGETELTQYHYGDEVTSRINAYEHVVETTERLYNTISESRKDAFYQLVYYPVIGASKLNQKWLYHYKNKFSAQQGKASAHFYGEQSANAYNRILKETNYYNKTLAQGKWNHIMTMQPRFLPVFSKPVYSVVDSKEKPALGLALEGYEMEVNHDIVNSYADVLPVFNSYTDNHYFIDVFLKGKGNVEWKAIPKNDWIKISETKGVLTNESGKQQKRLWVSIDWDKVPKGENQKEAPLGHDFQLIPPSYKVNSAIDFVSGDHTVTIGVSVYNPKFEALEDFSGFVEDKGFVSINAENFSRKVNGLEASWELFEGLGYTGKVITALPRSVNSETDLKLIQQNSPLLEYDFYAFNFGEVDVKVQAVPTHANYEGRGVRCAVAINDAEPVIVDFQTFGRSDAWKQNVLKNASVQSVKQIVNKAGKHILKIWMVDSGVMIDQILIDLGGWKKSYAFPKETIKK comes from the coding sequence ATGAAGATATTTAAAGTTTTTATCCCCTTGCTATTGTTTCAAATAGCTTTTCTTAATGCTCAAAATGCCCTTGATTTTTCAATTGTAAAAGCGACGGAGTCCTGCAGTATTGTCATCGATAAAAAAGATGCGAAAGTGGTTGAGATTGCCGCGAAAATGTTGGCATCCGATATAAAAAATACCACAGGGAAAACTATTAAAGTTTTGAATGAATTAGATGATAATATTATTCTAGCTGGGACTATTGACAACAATAAGCTTATAGAGAACCTCATTAAATCGAACAGAATAGATGTTTCAATCATAAAGAATACTTGGGAGCGTTTTAGTATTCAAGTGGTTAAGAATCCTTTTAAAGGCGTCAATCAAGCCTTGGTAATTGTAGGGTCAGATAGAAGAGGAACAGCATATGGTATACTCGAAATCTCCAGAATGATTGGTGTTTCCCCTTGGGAATGGTGGGCAGATGTAACTCCAGAAAAACGAGATGAAATAATACTTTCAGTTGAAAATGAAGTTTCTAAAGAGCCATCCGTGAAATATCGTGGAATTTTTTTAAATGATGAAGATTGGGGGTTGCAACGATGGGCAGCTTTAAATTTCGAACCCGAAATTGGAGATATCGGACCAAAAACCTACTCCAAAGTATTTGAGCTTTTATTGCGTTTACGAGCAAATACCATTTGGCCTGCAATGCATAGAAGTACAAAACCCTTTTATTCGTATCCTGAAAATAAGCAAAAAGCAGATGATTATGCCATTGTTATAGGCACATCGCATGCGGAGCCCATGTTGAGCAATATCAATACAGAATGGAATCATGAAACAATGGGTGAATATCGCTATGATACCAATTCTGAAATCATAAAAGGCTTATTTACAAAACGCGTAAAAGAAGCCGCAAAATTTGAAAATATTTATACTACAGGAATGCGTGGAGAACATGATTCCCCAATGATTGTTGGAGAAGATGATACAGACCAACAAGTGCAATTATTAGAAAATATAATATCAGACCAAAGGGCGATTTTAAAAAAGGAAACCAAGAAGCGTCCTAATACAATTCCACAAGCCTTTGTACCATATAAAGAAGTTTTGACTTATTATCAGAAAGGTTTGCAATTACCGGAAGATATTACGCTGGTATGGACTGATGATAATTATGGTTACATGCGTCAGTTTAGTAACACTGAAGAGCAAAGGCGTTCTGGTGGAGCCGGCGTGTATTATCATACGTCCTACTGGGGGCGTCCTCATGATTACTTATGGCTAAATTCTACGAATCCTGTTTTAATGTGGGAAGAAATGTCTAAAGCTTACGAATTTCAATCTCGCAATTTATGGATTTTGAACTGTGGCGACATCAAACCTCACGAATACAATATAGAATTGTTTTTAGATATGGCTTGGAATATGGACGCTTTTGATAAAAGTAGGTCTATAAGAACACATCTGAAATCTTGGTCAGCCAGAGAATTTGGAAGCGAAAATGCTACTGAAATCACAAATTTAATGTTTGAAAATAATCGACTGGCTTATATGCGTCGTCCGGAGTTTATGGCTTGGAGTCAGGTAGAACCAGTTACGAAAGGTGGCGAAACAGAATTGACGCAGTATCATTATGGTGATGAGGTAACGAGTAGAATTAACGCCTATGAACATGTAGTTGAAACCACAGAACGCCTATATAATACGATCTCAGAAAGTCGTAAAGATGCATTTTATCAGTTAGTATATTATCCAGTAATTGGTGCTTCAAAATTAAATCAGAAATGGCTCTATCATTATAAAAATAAGTTTTCAGCACAACAGGGAAAAGCAAGTGCTCATTTTTATGGAGAGCAATCAGCAAATGCTTATAATCGCATTTTAAAAGAAACCAATTATTATAACAAAACGCTAGCGCAAGGAAAATGGAATCATATCATGACGATGCAACCTAGGTTTTTGCCAGTGTTTTCCAAACCTGTTTATTCTGTTGTTGATTCAAAAGAAAAACCCGCATTAGGTCTTGCTTTAGAAGGTTATGAAATGGAAGTCAATCATGATATAGTAAATAGTTATGCCGATGTTTTACCTGTTTTTAATAGTTATACAGACAACCATTATTTTATTGATGTCTTTTTAAAAGGTAAAGGCAATGTAGAGTGGAAAGCAATTCCGAAAAATGATTGGATTAAAATTTCAGAAACAAAAGGTGTTTTAACAAATGAATCTGGTAAACAACAAAAACGTTTATGGGTAAGTATTGATTGGGATAAAGTGCCTAAAGGAGAAAACCAAAAAGAAGCGCCTTTAGGTCATGATTTTCAATTGATTCCTCCAAGTTACAAAGTGAATAGCGCTATAGATTTTGTTAGTGGAGATCATACTGTAACTATAGGGGTATCTGTCTATAATCCTAAATTTGAAGCGTTGGAAGATTTCTCAGGTTTTGTTGAAGATAAAGGTTTTGTATCCATAAATGCTGAAAATTTTTCAAGAAAAGTAAATGGGTTAGAAGCTTCTTGGGAATTATTTGAAGGTTTAGGGTATACAGGAAAAGTAATTACAGCTTTACCTAGAAGCGTAAATTCTGAAACAGATTTAAAATTGATTCAGCAAAATAGTCCATTACTGGAATACGATTTTTATGCCTTTAATTTTGGTGAGGTTGATGTAAAAGTACAAGCAGTTCCTACTCACGCTAACTATGAAGGAAGAGGTGTTCGTTGTGCTGTCGCAATCAATGATGCCGAGCCTGTAATAGTTGATTTTCAAACTTTTGGAAGAAGTGATGCATGGAAACAAAATGTGCTTAAAAATGCTAGTGTACAGAGCGTTAAACAAATTGTAAATAAAGCAGGAAAGCATATATTAAAAATTTGGATGGTCGATTCGGGTGTCATGATAGATCAAATTTTAATTGATTTGGGTGGTTGGAAAAAATCATATGCTTTTCCGAAAGAAACAATAAAGAAATAA
- a CDS encoding metallophosphoesterase, whose protein sequence is MKFQKNLVFVIILLILVSCKTNQEAVYDNARIAFIADAHLQDIFGEFQDNDYKGVKNPLTGEYANIRTMDSQLQSTRIFNENYFALISALNDVANRGIKTVVLPGDFSDDGQPIHIRGLRRILNEFTDTHGMSFFVTTGNHDAVRPFSQDATKTDFLGKDGKEQILTSSKMNLVINENQLEPIVTSDIKNWGYKEMTQEMADFGFFPQKKYVYWETPFSKYNYQDYNYEKALKESSLTRRKYAINNTNVSLPDASYLVEPISGVWLLAIDANVYVPNTNLSGLKENPKDFSGASIGYNNVLLYKKHLIDWVKKVSEKAKQKGKILIAFSHYPMVDFNDDASSELKRLFGVNKMQLHRVPNEDVAKAFADAGLQIHFGGHMHINDTGIRTTEKGNTLFNIQTPSLAAYMPAYKILTILSASEFEVKTIVLDSVRNFNSLFPFYEQEYAYLKSIKNDKIWNRNILNSLNYKDFTAWHLKELVRLRFLSKDFPVDFLESFLKLTGKDLLEINSNSSEIHKLLSSNDLTIGDFENWTGFDMIFDFYRLRNSDELAIPEIGLSRLKQYQMVCKQLENVDDEKLVLWAKIFQKTLKGQPSNHFKINLKTNNLERLDP, encoded by the coding sequence ATGAAATTTCAAAAAAACCTTGTATTTGTAATAATCTTACTAATACTGGTTTCTTGTAAAACAAATCAGGAAGCTGTATATGATAATGCGCGCATTGCTTTCATAGCGGATGCTCATTTACAAGATATTTTTGGAGAATTTCAAGACAACGATTATAAGGGGGTTAAAAACCCTCTAACGGGAGAGTATGCAAATATTAGAACTATGGATTCACAATTGCAATCCACCCGAATTTTCAATGAAAATTATTTTGCTTTAATCTCAGCATTAAATGATGTTGCAAATAGAGGAATAAAAACGGTAGTCCTTCCTGGTGATTTTAGTGATGACGGGCAACCTATACATATTAGAGGATTAAGACGAATACTTAACGAATTTACCGATACGCATGGTATGTCTTTTTTTGTTACTACAGGAAATCATGATGCGGTAAGACCTTTTTCTCAAGATGCCACTAAAACAGATTTTTTAGGTAAAGATGGAAAAGAACAGATTCTTACTAGTTCAAAAATGAATTTGGTTATAAATGAAAATCAATTAGAACCCATTGTGACATCTGATATTAAAAACTGGGGCTATAAAGAAATGACGCAGGAAATGGCTGATTTCGGATTCTTTCCTCAAAAAAAATATGTGTACTGGGAAACCCCTTTTTCAAAATATAATTATCAAGATTATAATTATGAAAAAGCTTTAAAAGAATCTTCATTAACAAGAAGAAAATATGCCATTAATAACACTAATGTATCACTTCCAGATGCTAGTTACTTGGTTGAACCTATAAGCGGAGTTTGGCTCTTAGCTATAGATGCCAATGTATATGTTCCTAATACAAATTTATCAGGATTGAAAGAGAATCCTAAAGATTTTTCAGGAGCTAGTATAGGCTATAATAATGTGCTTTTGTATAAAAAACATTTAATAGATTGGGTTAAGAAAGTTTCAGAAAAAGCAAAACAAAAAGGAAAGATTTTAATTGCTTTTAGTCATTACCCGATGGTTGATTTTAACGACGACGCGTCTTCAGAATTAAAACGTCTTTTTGGAGTTAATAAAATGCAATTGCATAGAGTCCCAAATGAAGATGTAGCCAAAGCATTTGCAGATGCGGGTCTTCAAATTCATTTTGGAGGACACATGCATATAAACGATACGGGTATTAGAACAACAGAAAAAGGCAATACGTTGTTTAATATTCAAACACCCTCATTGGCGGCTTATATGCCAGCTTATAAAATACTTACAATCCTTTCTGCTTCAGAGTTTGAGGTGAAAACCATTGTTTTAGATTCGGTTAGAAATTTTAATAGTTTATTTCCCTTTTATGAACAGGAGTATGCATATTTGAAAAGTATAAAAAATGATAAAATTTGGAATAGAAATATTCTGAATTCTTTAAATTATAAAGATTTTACAGCATGGCATTTAAAAGAATTAGTAAGACTTCGGTTTTTATCAAAGGATTTTCCAGTTGATTTTTTAGAATCTTTTTTAAAACTTACAGGAAAAGATTTGTTGGAAATAAATAGTAATAGCTCTGAAATTCATAAATTGTTGTCATCTAATGATTTGACTATTGGTGATTTTGAAAATTGGACGGGTTTTGATATGATATTTGATTTTTATAGGTTGAGAAATTCTGATGAATTAGCCATTCCAGAAATTGGACTTAGTAGGTTAAAACAATATCAAATGGTGTGTAAACAATTGGAAAATGTTGATGATGAAAAGTTAGTTTTATGGGCGAAAATATTTCAAAAAACCCTAAAAGGACAACCTTCAAATCACTTCAAAATAAATTTAAAAACAAATAATCTAGAACGTTTAGATCCTTAA
- a CDS encoding phosphatidylinositol-specific phospholipase C1-like protein: MNRTILKFYLFQIIIAISFCSCNNNDTHLNDIQVIGSHNSYKIAIEKPLFNYIFQLDSSKAKSLQYTHLSLEKQLDLGLRNLELDVFYDPNGGYYSNPKGLEIVRSLGEEPQVFDKEQKLNAPGLKMFHIQDIDFRSHYLLFKDALVALKKWSDTNPNHTPIFILMNTKDQVIENLREPLPFSALALSSIDTEIKSVLPQSQLITPDLVRGNFKTLEEAILKNGWPELTGVKGRFLFVLDEKEDKINRYLEGHPSLKDRVLFANSKEGRPEAAFRIINDPIKDFDYIKELVAKGYIVRTRADSGTKEARTNNYIPFEKAKESGAQIISTDYYILSTLFQSNFIVSFDNDTFERIKK; this comes from the coding sequence ATGAATCGTACGATACTAAAGTTTTATCTTTTTCAAATTATAATAGCGATATCTTTTTGTAGTTGCAATAATAATGACACACATTTAAATGATATACAGGTGATAGGAAGTCATAATTCTTATAAAATAGCCATTGAAAAACCTTTATTCAATTATATATTTCAATTAGATTCTTCCAAAGCAAAATCATTACAATACACACATTTATCATTAGAGAAGCAATTAGATTTAGGTTTACGGAATTTAGAATTAGATGTTTTTTACGATCCCAATGGTGGTTATTATTCGAATCCTAAAGGGTTGGAAATAGTGAGATCTTTGGGAGAGGAACCCCAAGTTTTTGATAAAGAGCAGAAACTTAATGCGCCAGGTTTAAAAATGTTTCATATTCAAGATATTGATTTTAGAAGTCACTATTTGCTGTTTAAAGATGCTTTAGTTGCTCTAAAAAAATGGTCAGATACTAATCCAAATCATACTCCAATTTTCATTTTAATGAATACAAAGGATCAAGTGATAGAAAATTTGCGAGAGCCATTACCATTTTCGGCATTGGCTTTAAGTAGTATTGATACCGAGATTAAAAGTGTGCTTCCGCAAAGTCAATTAATTACCCCCGATTTGGTAAGAGGCAATTTTAAAACATTAGAAGAAGCAATTCTTAAAAATGGTTGGCCTGAATTGACTGGTGTTAAAGGGCGTTTTCTTTTTGTCTTAGATGAAAAAGAAGATAAAATCAATAGGTATTTAGAAGGGCATCCTTCGTTAAAAGATAGGGTTTTATTTGCAAATAGTAAAGAAGGACGCCCAGAAGCAGCCTTTAGAATTATAAACGACCCTATTAAGGATTTTGATTATATAAAAGAATTAGTTGCCAAAGGATATATCGTTCGTACAAGAGCTGATTCTGGTACTAAAGAAGCGAGAACTAATAATTATATCCCTTTTGAAAAAGCCAAAGAGTCTGGTGCACAAATAATTTCAACGGACTATTATATACTATCAACCTTATTTCAATCCAATTTCATAGTATCCTTCGATAATGATACTTTTGAAAGAATAAAAAAATAA